gtgagctatgactctgccattgcactcctgcctggatgacagagcaagactgtctcttaaaaaaccaacaatacaaagtaaaatatacacatacatgaacacacagaaacagaagacTGAAGAGGAAAACCACCTATTTCTACATGCAGTACACTcaagatgttttttatttttttatttttatttatttattttttgagatggagttttgctcttgttacccaggctggagtgcaatggcgcaatctcggctcaccgcaacctccgcctcctgggttcaggcaattctgctgcctcaggctcctgagtagctgggattacaggcacgtgccaccatgcccagctaatgttttgtatttttagtagagacggggtttcaccatgttgaccaggatggtctcgatctcttgacctcgtgatccacccgcctcagcctcccaaaggctgggattacagacttgagccaccgcgcccagctatttttattttttttttaaatgctggtcACATCCTGTTAAACCATTACGTTGGCTTCTCAACTCAGTAATGGGTTGAGGCTTGCACTTTGAAAAATACTAGACAATTTCTGACATAGGCAGAGCATGTGCTGTTCTCATCTACAGAGGGAGGAACATGCAGAGATACTGAGTTCCTGAAACTCATCCCCAATGAGGGAAGCAATGCTGAACTCTGCCTGAGGGCTTCCCAGTCCACTGCCGCCCTTTCCCCTGCCCTCTGCGGTGCCTGCACTTCTCATTCTGAAACCTTGCTCTGCACGTGGAGCAGCTCTTCCATCCCTTGCCAGGTAAAATCACATGAACATGTCTAAGCCTAGCCAGACCGCACTACGTTCCAGGATGCCTCTCAGGCCAGTACCGCATTCTGGCTTGCCtgatttagagacagggtctcactctgttgccgaggctggagtgcagttgtgcaataatggctcactgcagctttgacctcccagactcaagcaatcctctcacctcagcctccaaagtggctgggactatacaCATGCACCAGCACACTTAgccaatctttttttaatttttagtagagacaggggtcttgctatgttgcccaggctgtggcttGGACACACTATTGGTATACCAGAATAGGATCCTCTGCACTGTGACCTCCTAAAAGAGCAGGTGCCAGTCACCTTTGTGTCCCCCAAAGCACAGTGCTTTATCTGTAGGTATTAATAAATACATCGGAAATTGAATGGAATTTGTGACTCAAAGCAGAGGGGTGGAGAGAAGTGCTTCCTAGCCAGGATTTAGACCACATCTAATTAAAAGGCTAACAGACTAGAAAGGATACCACTGGTAAAAAGGTCTCTTTACCTGAGCTACAAAAGTCATACATTAGGTAGAGGCTTCAATAGTGTAGAAAATATACTAATCTGTTATCTCCCTAGAGACAGATTTAGAACCATGTCACTTATGTTGTAGATCACAGAGAACAGAAGCCTAGTGAAATTAATTCAAGACCATGAGGGCTACCATAAGGAGGCCCAAGGAGTAGCTGGATGGACCTGAGGAAGGACAGGAGCCAGAGGCCCCCTGAGGAGCTCTGCAGTGGCAGAAGTAAGGCTGCCCTCGCTGTAATGGTGACCATTACAATGGGGACAGTTGCCACCTCatcaaaatgaaggaaatcagTTCAAATTCTCAAAAAAACCTACATGGCACAGCCAATTCTAGAATTGTCCACCCTTGCTTCCCTTGGTTTGAGTAGGATGGGGCTGTGTGTTTGGTGATAATATCTAAGGAAGAAGGGGGAGAAGAAACTCTCTGAAAAGAAAGTAGAACTTTCACTAAATATTGACCCAAACTGGAATTTTCAGTTTTACTCTACCACCAGAGAGGATGGGACTCGAGGCCAAGATGAGGTCAGTTacaaaaagttatataaaatacTCTATGATACAGTGTAAAATGTCATTTCAATcctattaaaagttaaaaagaaatgtagattttAGCTAAGTGACCTCTAAGTTTCAGGGATCTACAAACCCATGCCTGTATAAATATATCATGAAAATTTGTACAAGATATTTCATAAAATTCTCTATTTCATggtttttggtctttattttgaATCAGATTCTAATTCTGTAGGACTAGGGTAGGGTAATGCGACTGCATATTTAAATAAGCACCCCAGATACTGCTAAAGATGGGTCATATTGAGAGACTTTCTTAACCTAACTCCTTCCTacttaaagtaattaaaaaggaGCTCAACTTGCGTGataagtttcttcttttctttttttttttttttttttgagatgaagtctcactgtcacccaggctggagtgcagtgactccatcttgactcactgcaacccctgcctcctgggttcaagtggttctcctgcctcagcctcccaagtagctgggattacaggcgagcgccaccacacctggctaatttttgtatttagtaagagacagggtttcaccatgttggccagcctggtgtcaaactcctgacctccagtgatctgcctgcctcagcctcccaaagtgctgggattacaggcgtgagccaccatgcccggccattacGTTTTCCGTTAGAACAAAAATGGACACTAGAACCACACAAACTCACCATTTATGTGGTGACACTAAGTAAGAGGATGTACAAAAACCACCACTTTTCCTATtagttttaattgcatttagtCACATCATTTATAAGGGCATATGTTTATAAAAGATGGTTAAGACTGGTTAGTAATTGATTCTTGGGGTTTGCTTTAAAGTGAGAAAGGGGGAAGTAGTTATGATTCAGAAAGAATATTTCAGGATGATACATGTTGACTATAAACTCAAAAGTTACACTGACACCAAtcctataaatagaaaatatggaTGGAACTGATTTAAGCCTattggttcattttttaaaagcaccctTGTTTCTTTTAAGTTAAGTACTATAAATGATTCTTGAAAATCTACTGTGGACATGATATATTCAGTCAAACTTGCTAGGGGTTGGGGACTGACTTTGTGACCATCCAATTCAGAGTCTGATTGAGAGTTAAACAGCATTACAAAAAAAGTTACAGTCACGGTACATAATCGATTCCTTGGACAACGCAGCTTCCACAGCTCTCATCATCCTggttatcctttcttctgctttcacCTCCACAttcctttcttttaaacaaacaaaaaatagcagaGTTCACCAAAATTCTGAAAGTCACAGTTCATCTAGCACTGAATGATAGTAGCTTTGGCATTTGATATTACAAAGTCACTTTCtcatcacaaatattttcttcattctgggTCAAGGCGAGGTAATACAGGAAGAATAAGGTTCCCAAATGCAGAGTCTTGAGTTATGAAGTATCCAGAAGAATGTGCATGAGCAtgctgaaaagattttttttaaaaaaggcaattaAGCTATTAAATAGAGTCACAATTCTTCACCAAGGCATTAAAATTACTTATTCTTTCTGAATGCTTGAGACCAAATttaattgtttattcatttatttttaattgttatgggTGAGATGGAATTTATCTTAAAACCAGTTCTTATGCTGCTGGTTGTGTTTAAATATACAAGAAATGGACAGTCATAGAGAATCTGTGCTAACAAATAACAGGTGCTCAATTATCATCCTCTCTATCTACCCTCTGACCCTCCTCAGTCAATAAATGAGTCAGACATGAGTTGTTTTGTTCCTTCAAGTCAGGAAAACGAGTATCAAAGATCCCAAAATACTCTGATCTTGGTCAACAAATCAGGAACTTGAGAAAGAAGGGGCAGTAGTTAGAAGGAGAGGGGGGGAAAGGCAGTGAGATTACTGACGATTAAAATACCAACATTTTGTAGAGAATGTTAGAAtgtaaataacagaaaaccaCCAGTAACTTCCCTctgtcattaaaagaaaaaaaaaaaaagactttttaggTCATCTAAAGTGAATGGAGGGCTGGAcaatggtggctcatacctgtaatcccaagactttgggtgactgaggtgagaggatcacttgaggccaggagtttgagaccagcctgggtaacacagtgagaccccaactctaaaagaaataaaaaattagctaggcacagtggcacgtgcctgtagtctcagctatttaggaggctgaggcaagaatacttgaacccaggggtttgaggttatagtaagctatgatggcaccacctcactccagcctgggtgacagagtatgagaccctgtctctaaaaaatagataaaataaaataaagtgagatGGTCTTCATAATTTTCCTTCCAATTCTGGgattctaagttttaaaaatataagtgatTAAATTAtactgatgggaaaaaaaaagtcttgtccAAAGTCTCTGGAAATCTTAAACTATTCAAGATGAGACTGTAACACTAAGACTATTTATTACTCTGAAGAAGATTTTGTTATTCTGATGAAGCATCACGTTCCTAGTCCTATAGTAAGAGTGAGCTTTTAAACATTTCCTATACAACAGTTGTGCTGAGCATTATAAAAAAATTCCAGGCAACAACAATAAACCAATACAACTATCATAGGATGTAATGACATGATAGATTTGAAAAAAGTGCATGTACTATTAAACTAGCCAGTTCCATTTTTAAGATCATTCCTGTCCATCCAAATATCCTAAATTCTTTTGTGCACAAGCAATCCCTTGACATGTACAGCACAGAATCAATCATGACCAAGTCAGCACCATAAAAGATACTTTCATTACTGCTGCACTGGTCCTTGAAGTCCTCTGGGCATGACTGAACATCAGCAAACCATTGCAATTATGTGTGgaacatttttattgatattgCTCCACTGAAATAGACAATAACTATGTGCTGGCTTCTAAGACCCAGGAAATCTCCACTGAGGCAAGAATGTCAGTACACTTTGCTCACCTGCAAAGCTGCTTTCTGTTGTGCTGCAATATGCTGCTGCTCAGCGTGATCCCGGAAGTCCTTATTAAGGGATGGTCTCGAGAGTGCAATGCTAAAATGGGAATCTTGGTTACTTGGCTGCTTAAGACAGAAACATCCTTACTTTTTTTTGGATGGTAGtaaattatcttctttctttaaattgaGGTATCCTTGGCAAAAACTGCATCTATTTCcagtgtacaatgtgatgttttaatatatgtatatgctgtgaaatggttaaatcaagctaattaacatatccatcacctcacatactttgGTTGTggaacatttaagatctattatcttagcaattttcaagtatgtaTCATCAATTATAGTCAGTATGCTATACAATAAATCTCTTAAAGAGATGTCCTTACTTCTGAATCACAacttttcattatatattctttataggGGTAAAAAAGACTTcccagaataaatattttttcttttctctcactatCTACATTAGTTTATATAAAGAAAGTCTAtattatttattgagattttaaatgatctttttaaaaatttttatctttttttcttttagagacagagtctcactcttttacccaggctggagtgcagtcgcgtgatctcaactcactgcaacctctgcctccgggtttaagtgatcctcatgcctcagcctcctgagcagctgggattacaggtgtgcacaaccacacccagctatatttgatttttgtatttttagtagagatgaggtttcaccatgttggccaggctggtctcaaactcctgacctcaagtgatctgcccacctaggcctcccaaagtgctgggattacaggcatgagccatcatgcccagcctaaaatgtataatttatggTCTCCTACATTCAAACAGATTTGAGATACCATGATTTATCATGATCCctattaacattattttaaaaaacagttaaatCACATGATATTCATCAACAATAAAACCATACTCTTTTGTTTGTATAATAATTAAACTTGTTTgtgaccagccaacatggtgaaaccctgtctctactaaaaatacaaaaattagccaggcgtggtggcatatacctgtagtcccagcttcttgggaggctgaggcagaattgcttgaacccaggagatggacgttgcagtaagccaagatcatgccactgcattccagactagcgacagagcaagactctgtctcaaaaaaaaaaaaccaataataataaCACTTAAATTATCATAACCGTGTTCTACATAGGTAGaactattatgaataaataatcaAACTTAGAGATACTTACCAGATTCTAAAGCAGCTACTAGATGCATAGCTCTGTACTAAACACTAGGGGTACATGTAAGACAAGGCTCACAGATAACAGCAATCCTGATGAGGTGTGATGTATGTTAATAACAGGAGAATTAATAAGGACACTTAATATATCTAGAAGGATAGTGGtctgaaaaatgttataaaatgtagACCTTATCCTAACAGTAATAGGAGACCTCCAGTGTTAAGCAGCAGGGGAGTGACATGATCAGAAGTATCACCCACTTggccaggcgtcgtggctcatgcctgcctgtaatcccagcactttgggagtccaaggcaggaggatcatttgagcccaggagttcaagatcagcctgggcaatatagtgacaccctgtctctaaaaaataaaattaaccaggtgtggcagcatgtgcctgcgattccagctactcgggaggctgagatgggaggactgcttaagcccagaaggtcaggagattgtgccactgtactccagcctgagtgacagagtaagaccctgtctcaaaaaaaagaactatcaCCCCGTAGTTCAGAAAGACCACTACCGTGGCAGATAGTGCTGGCCACCTCCTCAACAGCTGtttatctcctttcttccttGTTAATGGAACCAAAATTTGGTTCAATTATCTTTCAGTGGTCACGTGCTTCAGGGCAGGCCAGGCTCACGCCCCAGGTGGTAGACCTTGATTGGTATAAGACAATGTCATTCCCCTAGCTGGTTTCTGGTTTAGGCAAGAGAAAGGTACATAATCTGGGCAACCAGACTTGATAGGTGTCTACAGGAAGGCTTATAAGAGTGTTTTCCTCACTCTTACAAATGGGACATATCACAGGAATCTTTCAGGCTTTTGCCTCTGCAGGTGGCTCAGTGTGGGGTGATGCCAAAGCCACTGCAGTCATATTCTGACCTGAGGGAGCCACTGACAAAGGAAAGATGAATAAAGCTGTATCTCTAATGATATTGTGGCCACTGAAGTAAGCCACTCTGGAACTACCTTATCTTCACACTCCTGGTTAACAGATACCCTAATGTTTATGCCAATTTCGTTACATTTCTGTTACTTCCTGATTAAAGCTTCCTAAATGACACAACTGATGAATGTATTCAAGAAGCATAAGACCACAGGAAATTTGAAGCAGTTATAATAATTGAGACAAGAAATGAGAGTGGCCAGCAATCAGGATAGCATCAGtagcaatgaagaaaatggacAGATATGAGACACCATTCAAAGTATAAACACAAGAGAATGATAAATGCTTGCAGATGAAAGTGAAAGGGAATGGTAAACAATTGAAGCTCACATTTCTGACTTTGTAACTACTAGATGGTAGCCTGAACCCTTTACTAAGACAGGATACACAAGAATATTCAGTAGTTgctggagagtggggagggagaatGAGTTCAGTTTGGGACATACTACATTTAAAATGCCTGTGGGCATCAAAGTAAAGatgtccaggaggcagagatggtgcTTAGAAGAAAGGACAGACTAGAGCTGCAAATGCAGAAGTGATTAGCACATAAATAACGGCTTGTGGGAAAAGACGTAACTGCCCAGTGAAAGGAGGCCGACTGGGAAGCCTGTCTAGAACAGAATCCGAAGGGCTGTCAGCATTCAAGGGACAAATGGAGAAATGTCTGCAAAAGAAATCAAGGTAGTCTcctcctgtttttaattttcttagagtGAGCAAATGGAAACCAAGGACCGGGAGTACTTTAAGAAGGAGAgagtaccacattttccctgtccagcaatgagaacacatggacacagggaggggagcatcacacactggggtctgttggggggaaataggggagggacagtggggggtggggagttggggagagatagcatggggagaaatgccagatatagatgaaggggaggaaggcagcaaatcacactgccacgtgtgtacctatgcaacaatcttgcatgttcttcacatgtaccccaaaacctaaaatgcaataaaaaaataaaaataaaaagaaggagagAGTGATCAGTGGTGTCAAATAACGCTAAGATGTCTGATAAGAAAGAGACTCTGGTCTGCTAGATTTAGCCCAGGAAGGTTACAAGCGACCTAGGCAAGAACATTTTCTTTGAT
The sequence above is a segment of the Saimiri boliviensis isolate mSaiBol1 chromosome 2, mSaiBol1.pri, whole genome shotgun sequence genome. Coding sequences within it:
- the INIP gene encoding SOSS complex subunit C isoform X2 — translated: MQNQSSTNHPGASIALSRPSLNKDFRDHAEQQHIAAQQKAALQHAHAHSSGYFITQDSAFGNLILPVLPRLDPE
- the INIP gene encoding SOSS complex subunit C isoform X1 translates to MAANSSGQGFQNKNRVAILAELDKEKRKLLMQNQSSTNHPGASIALSRPSLNKDFRDHAEQQHIAAQQKAALQHAHAHSSGYFITQDSAFGNLILPVLPRLDPE